A segment of the Pseudomonas serboccidentalis genome:
CAAGCCGTGGAAATCTGAACATTATAGAACGTTTCAAAGAAACTATTACTCCCCCTGCAAAGCGTGCCGTTCTGGCGATTTGCATTTGCTCACGTAGGTCTCCAGAAGGAAAGCAACTAGATAGCGCCTGCACTTTATATTCTAGCTTGACGTAATTCTTCGATGCCTGTGCGGGCGTCATTATACACCGACTTATAAAACCAGCATCTTGAGCACAATACGTAATCAGCCGCTCAAGCACATGAGGAAGATCTCCATCTCCATAGCGCTCTTCATCAAAGTCACTCCACTTCCACTCATGCTCAAACAGCTTTCTCAACGCAACCGGCCTGAACCAATACATCGAGCCATACGTTGCGATGGGTGTCTCGATGTCTAAAGGGACGTTCAAGCCAATTTTGCTGGCGACGTCCACAGCTCGTTCTCTATTGAGAAACCATCCGTGACCTAAGGTGGGATAACCAATATGCACTGCAGGCGGCATCGCAACCCCCACCCATGGCTCTGCTTCAAACATCTCAAGCACATTGGTTACATATTCATTACTGGAAAGAAGGTTCTCGAACAGATGGCGTTTGAACATTGACGCTTTGGCCCAGCCATCTTGCGGAGACTTCTTGCTATGAAGCCTGCAAATATAATCAAATCCACCTTGGAGCACGACATCGCGGCAAGTAATAAATAATGCAGATGTATCCCTGCCAAAATTGGAAGCGCAAACCAATACCGAAAAATCACAAAAACTCAAACCGGCGAGCGTATTGATGATCTGCGTTTTCTTTTCTTCGGAATCAGTAGTGATAAATAATGAACAGACCAACGGAATATTTTTTACCAAGTCCATTATCTCATCCAGCATATCGACATAATAAATATGCGCGATAACAGCGACCCTCTTCAGGGAGAGTCCAGGACTAATGGAGTTAGCATGAGAGTCCGAAAGAATGCTCAACTGCTCGATATTTGTATAAATCGTACGCAAGGGCGTGGTACGGATCAGGTTTTTCCAGATCAACCCTTCATCATAATCTGATTTCTCCCGTACAAAATCCAAGGCACGTTTGACATCAATTGCCTGGGATTCGAGAAAGACAGGATCGTGAAAAAAAGGCCGTCGCTTTAAAATCGGCGAACGTCGCTCGATGGTTAAATCAATTTCAGAAAAAACCGGATGATCGGTATTGTAGGTCGCTGGATCTAAATAAACAGCACATTGAAAACCCAAGTCTTTGAAATACTGGGTAAAACGCCCCTCATGCTTTAAAATAGACTCCTCATAAGAGTTTATCATTGGCATTTCATGCCAATATTTATAAAAGCTATCAGAGCAAAGCATTTTATTACGAACAGCGATGAAGTGCGATTGGATATGAAACGGCAAATCGCCTTTACCGGTAAATGGATTTGGCGAAATCTGATTGTGAGCAGATACCCCCCAAAAATCCACGTTCGCTTCATTCATCGAATCAAACAGTTCCGAAAAAGGAAAAATCGGAGCGTAGAATGTATAGTTTAGAAACAGCGCCTCGTCGTACTGACGCAGCTCTTCCCAGCCAAACTTCTCTATCGACTCTTTATAAGCCCAAACATCAAAACCAGTATTTTCCCGGCAGTAAACAGTATCGACTAATTGCTCAACTTTCTCTAAAGAACCCGTAGCAATTTTAGAGTTAGAAACAAAAAATATGGTATCGACGTGCGCACGAAGCTTACGAAGCTTATAGACTATATAGTCATCCACAACTCCGTCATTATCATAAAAAAGATAAAAAGCAACTCTACGCATATTCAATCTGATTCCATTAAGCTCTCAAATAAACCATATGCACTCATCACGCAAAAGCACATGCATAGACTTATGATAAATGGCGAACCGTCAGATTCGCCATTTATCATTGCTGCTTACTTACCTCTGAACAACGATGCGAGTCGATTCAATACTCGTCGTTGAACAGACAGCTTCGCTCGATCTACCCAACGCAGGCGAGTCAAAATATCCGAATCGCCCATGAAAGAGTTCAATTTATCGTTCAAGATTCGAGCCTGATCCAAAGCTCCCATCTTTTCACGAAACGTCCCACCTGGCAAGAATGTTACCAGTTTCTCATGCAGCTCTCTCGCTTGATCCAGCCACTCGACAGGAGGCACGTAAGTATTGTTCGCTGTAGAATAATGGTCTACGCGATTACAAACATCCTTGGCTTTATCCAACCATTGAATTTGATACTGTATGTTTCCGTTAGGCAACATAGAACCAAGCCGTTGAAGCTTGTATTCCAGCTTCGTATAGTTGATCGATGCCTGATATGTGTTAAGGACACATCTCAAGTGATAGCCATCACTCATCACTGAATAACCTAGCAACCTCTCTAGTACGTGAGCCAGGCCGCCGTCCATATGATTCGGCTCAGGAGCAAAGTCGGACCATTTGAACGGATAGGTTGAAATTTTCTTGATAGCCTCTGGCCGGAACCAAAACATCGTTCCATACGGCGCCATTGGTGTTGAGTCATCAAATGCAGTGGTAATGCCTAACTTTTTCGCCCACTCCGTCGCTGGCTTGCGGTTCTCGAACCAAGCGTGCCCCAATGTAGGGTAGGCAATATGAACAACAGGAGGAAAAATCATCCCCAAACTTTCATTTTTTTCAAACAACCCAAGAACGCGCTTTACATATCCTGGACTGTGCAAGAGGTTGTCAAACATATGCTGTTTGAACAGCAACGCCATATTATGACCATTTTGCGGGGATTTTTTTGAATGAACCCGGCACAGATAGTCATATTCACCTGACAACAGAACATCGCGAAGCGTCATGAACAGGGAGCCCATGTCCCTTCCACGATTCTCCTCGGTAACGCGCACCTCAAATTTATTCACATTATATTTCAGTAGAGCAAGCTCGATATTCTTTTTCTTCTGCTCATCACTAGTAGTAATATAAAGATCATATGCGTATGGAATATTAGTAATATACGACATAGCCTCTTCAAGCATGTCATCATAATACAAGTGAGCCAGCACCGCGATACGGCGCGGCTTACTATCCAATTCTTCAAAGTCCTCACCCGGAAGAACCTCGAGCAAATCCATATTGGTATGAAGCGTTCGCGGCTGGGTACTGCGGACAACATTCTTCCAAATAAGAGAAGTGTCGTAATCACTTTCCTCTTCTATTTTTTTCATTACCCCTTTCAGGGTCATCGCGTTTTGTTCTAGAAATATCGGATCATGAAAAAACGGGCGCCGCTTTAGAATTGGGCTGCGATTCTCAAACATCAACTCAATACTCTGGAACGCGGAGTATTCGGTTGGATAATCTTCTACAGGAAAGGTTACCTCGAAGCTGAATCCGCAATCACTAAAATGCTTAGTAAAGCGAGACTCATGCTGAAGAATAGAGTCCACATAGGAGTTAATCATCGGCATCTCACGCCAATATTGCTTGAACTCCGGAGATGTGAACATTTTCTTACGCACTGCAATCCAGTGCGAGTTCAAATGAAGCGGAAGCTCATCACGCCCAGTGAACGGGTTAGGCACCATAGCCTTATGCGCAGTGATCCCCCAAAAATCGCAATCCATCGCGTCCATTTTTTCAAACGTTTCAGAGAACGGAAAAATCGGACCGAAGAATGTGTAATTCATCAGAATCAGTTCATCATATTCTTCTAACTTATCGAGACCAAAGGTCTCCATCGCTTCTTTATATCCCCAAACATCAAAACCGATATTCTCACGGACATAAACGACATCAACAACATCTTCAAGCTTCTTTCTTGACTCGACTGTCAGCGCAGAGTTTGACACGACAAAAA
Coding sequences within it:
- a CDS encoding rhamnan synthesis F family protein, which codes for MRRVAFYLFYDNDGVVDDYIVYKLRKLRAHVDTIFFVSNSKIATGSLEKVEQLVDTVYCRENTGFDVWAYKESIEKFGWEELRQYDEALFLNYTFYAPIFPFSELFDSMNEANVDFWGVSAHNQISPNPFTGKGDLPFHIQSHFIAVRNKMLCSDSFYKYWHEMPMINSYEESILKHEGRFTQYFKDLGFQCAVYLDPATYNTDHPVFSEIDLTIERRSPILKRRPFFHDPVFLESQAIDVKRALDFVREKSDYDEGLIWKNLIRTTPLRTIYTNIEQLSILSDSHANSISPGLSLKRVAVIAHIYYVDMLDEIMDLVKNIPLVCSLFITTDSEEKKTQIINTLAGLSFCDFSVLVCASNFGRDTSALFITCRDVVLQGGFDYICRLHSKKSPQDGWAKASMFKRHLFENLLSSNEYVTNVLEMFEAEPWVGVAMPPAVHIGYPTLGHGWFLNRERAVDVASKIGLNVPLDIETPIATYGSMYWFRPVALRKLFEHEWKWSDFDEERYGDGDLPHVLERLITYCAQDAGFISRCIMTPAQASKNYVKLEYKVQALSSCFPSGDLREQMQIARTARFAGGVIVSLKRSIMFRFPRLAPLLRSGYRWALKK
- a CDS encoding rhamnan synthesis F family protein; this translates as MKRVLFYLFYDEQGQVDDYVTHKLKSLKESIDTIFVVSNSALTVESRKKLEDVVDVVYVRENIGFDVWGYKEAMETFGLDKLEEYDELILMNYTFFGPIFPFSETFEKMDAMDCDFWGITAHKAMVPNPFTGRDELPLHLNSHWIAVRKKMFTSPEFKQYWREMPMINSYVDSILQHESRFTKHFSDCGFSFEVTFPVEDYPTEYSAFQSIELMFENRSPILKRRPFFHDPIFLEQNAMTLKGVMKKIEEESDYDTSLIWKNVVRSTQPRTLHTNMDLLEVLPGEDFEELDSKPRRIAVLAHLYYDDMLEEAMSYITNIPYAYDLYITTSDEQKKKNIELALLKYNVNKFEVRVTEENRGRDMGSLFMTLRDVLLSGEYDYLCRVHSKKSPQNGHNMALLFKQHMFDNLLHSPGYVKRVLGLFEKNESLGMIFPPVVHIAYPTLGHAWFENRKPATEWAKKLGITTAFDDSTPMAPYGTMFWFRPEAIKKISTYPFKWSDFAPEPNHMDGGLAHVLERLLGYSVMSDGYHLRCVLNTYQASINYTKLEYKLQRLGSMLPNGNIQYQIQWLDKAKDVCNRVDHYSTANNTYVPPVEWLDQARELHEKLVTFLPGGTFREKMGALDQARILNDKLNSFMGDSDILTRLRWVDRAKLSVQRRVLNRLASLFRGK